A window of the Lactobacillus amylovorus DSM 20531 genome harbors these coding sequences:
- a CDS encoding cation:proton antiporter, whose protein sequence is MHFLGELILILLTTVLLGQLFARFNLPAVIGQLLSGILLGPAILNWIHTNDIISLFSEFGVILLMFLAGLESDLDLLKKYFKLSFTVASVGVILPVVFMGLASYFFGMKPLEALFIGIVFAATSVSISVVVLQEANQLHTRAGTAILGAAVVDDILAVVVLSLFTTFSHEGGKSGLTNNFFLNILIEIVYFVVVWVIFKFIAPYFMKVSEKISVDYSVVIGSLVLALTMAWAADFVGLSAVVGAFFGGLAIRQTPQHKEVQSSVSAIGYSIFIPVFFADIGLSMTFASFFKDIWFIIAMTVFAVLSKFWAGKYSSEVFGFSKNEGNIVGAGMVSRGEVALIVAQIGITHHLFPEDIYSSLILVIIVTTVISPFILNHFIKKSKQDTEFM, encoded by the coding sequence ATGCATTTCTTAGGGGAATTAATTTTAATCCTACTGACTACGGTATTGCTCGGGCAATTATTTGCACGTTTTAACTTGCCAGCAGTTATTGGACAATTGCTTTCAGGGATTTTATTAGGACCAGCTATCTTAAACTGGATTCACACCAACGACATAATCAGCTTATTCTCTGAATTTGGGGTCATTCTATTAATGTTTTTGGCCGGTCTTGAAAGTGACTTGGACTTGTTAAAGAAATACTTCAAGTTGAGTTTTACGGTAGCTAGCGTTGGCGTTATCTTGCCAGTTGTTTTCATGGGGCTAGCAAGTTACTTCTTCGGCATGAAGCCACTTGAGGCACTCTTTATTGGGATTGTTTTTGCGGCAACCAGTGTTTCTATCTCAGTTGTGGTTTTGCAAGAAGCTAACCAGCTTCATACACGTGCTGGTACAGCCATTTTAGGGGCCGCTGTGGTTGATGATATCCTAGCCGTGGTAGTTTTAAGTCTCTTCACCACCTTCAGCCATGAAGGCGGTAAAAGCGGCTTAACTAACAATTTCTTCCTTAACATCTTGATCGAAATTGTCTACTTCGTCGTTGTTTGGGTGATCTTTAAGTTTATTGCGCCATACTTCATGAAGGTCTCAGAAAAGATTTCTGTTGATTACTCTGTAGTCATCGGTTCATTGGTTTTAGCATTGACAATGGCATGGGCTGCAGACTTTGTTGGTTTATCCGCCGTTGTAGGTGCATTCTTCGGTGGTTTGGCAATTCGTCAAACACCGCAACATAAAGAAGTTCAGTCTTCTGTTTCAGCAATCGGTTATTCAATCTTCATCCCTGTTTTCTTCGCTGATATCGGCCTTTCAATGACCTTTGCCAGCTTCTTCAAAGACATCTGGTTCATCATTGCGATGACCGTTTTCGCCGTTTTATCCAAGTTCTGGGCTGGTAAATACTCTAGTGAAGTATTCGGTTTCAGTAAGAATGAAGGCAATATTGTAGGTGCCGGAATGGTGTCACGTGGTGAAGTTGCGTTGATCGTGGCGCAGATCGGGATTACGCATCACCTATTCCCTGAAGATATTTACTCTAGCTTAATTTTAGTAATCATTGTAACGACCGTAATTTCACCATTTATCTTAAATCACTTTATCAAAAAGAGTAAGCAAGATACTGAATTTATGTAG
- a CDS encoding YncE family protein encodes MKRIGRFILHLFLVLLLLAGVGAGGYFGYQWWQKQQMLRDRPKIVKAKDGTNTSAAWHNFSSYQRSLRQNYSFINKVSNYVPPRTWDGKDFVIPGLVSTKSYDFATKKYNTATAMTPQGITVAGKYILLTAYDGEHRHASVVYVLDKKTGKYIKTIQVHGRPHLGGIAYDPVAKNIWVTGKMGKSSALASFTLKEMKDYKDGSRIPIKYNHQIAIPAVEKASTVTYYDGQLFVGFFNMYGRGKVAAYSIARSGKNKGSITNNEVKSVTGTLQWSDPTGETSMDKQIQGIAIYQDKIFLSQSYGSGNSKLYVFPTSALNALDEKNAELVVDMPPYLEQITAYKGQLLCVFESASSIYARPDITVMDRILSMNINALFGS; translated from the coding sequence TTGAAAAGAATAGGCAGATTTATCCTGCATCTGTTTTTAGTACTCCTTTTATTAGCTGGAGTGGGAGCAGGGGGATATTTCGGTTATCAATGGTGGCAAAAACAGCAAATGCTGCGAGATAGGCCCAAGATAGTCAAAGCAAAGGATGGTACTAATACAAGTGCTGCTTGGCACAATTTTTCTAGTTATCAAAGATCCTTGCGTCAAAATTATTCTTTCATTAATAAGGTTTCAAATTATGTTCCACCAAGAACGTGGGATGGTAAGGACTTTGTCATTCCGGGCTTAGTTTCGACTAAGAGCTATGATTTTGCCACGAAAAAATACAATACGGCAACCGCAATGACGCCGCAGGGGATTACTGTAGCTGGTAAATATATTTTGCTCACGGCATATGATGGCGAGCACCGGCATGCTTCAGTCGTTTATGTGCTGGACAAAAAGACGGGAAAATACATTAAGACGATCCAGGTTCACGGCCGTCCTCACTTAGGCGGGATTGCTTATGATCCAGTTGCCAAAAATATTTGGGTAACCGGTAAAATGGGTAAGTCCTCAGCTCTTGCTTCATTTACATTAAAAGAAATGAAGGACTATAAAGATGGCAGTCGCATCCCGATCAAGTACAATCACCAGATTGCGATTCCTGCCGTTGAAAAAGCCTCTACTGTTACTTACTACGATGGTCAACTGTTCGTCGGCTTCTTTAACATGTATGGCCGGGGTAAAGTTGCCGCATATTCAATTGCCCGTAGCGGTAAAAACAAGGGCTCCATTACTAATAATGAAGTGAAATCCGTTACTGGTACTTTGCAGTGGTCAGATCCTACCGGTGAAACATCAATGGATAAGCAGATTCAGGGGATTGCGATTTATCAAGATAAAATCTTCTTGAGTCAGTCATACGGCAGCGGCAATTCTAAACTGTATGTGTTCCCAACTTCGGCATTGAACGCGCTTGACGAAAAGAATGCGGAGCTAGTTGTCGATATGCCGCCATATTTGGAACAAATTACTGCTTACAAGGGGCAGCTGCTTTGTGTATTTGAATCAGCTTCAAGTATTTATGCTAGACCAGACATCACGGTAATGGATAGAATACTATCGATGAATATCAATGCCTTGTTTGGCAGCTAG
- a CDS encoding helix-turn-helix domain-containing protein has protein sequence MAIGEKYKELRKEQSITLAQAAKGICATSNLSRWENGKITLEFNKVLALLSRIHISPTEFIGYADIVQENDLPTEILKAIEEEDASAINKLIHVQLDKYHAKRNAHDLYLAVILCNQYLLIKGENLLPFCDQMHLYTYLSKITLWSTYNLGFFGNCVFMIKTDKVYAIAMNVLNNQDLIQKNSSSIGLISMMGVLSDATISLIFRKDIIHAHKLINAFKSVELPQYLEFFKVTLTFLEKTLQYLKTKDEDSILSFINNAQAMGMTESADTFKDIFEKVKILNKKSNLL, from the coding sequence ATGGCAATTGGTGAAAAATACAAAGAATTACGAAAAGAACAATCTATTACCTTAGCACAAGCAGCCAAAGGTATTTGTGCTACTTCGAATTTATCTCGCTGGGAGAACGGTAAAATTACGCTAGAGTTCAACAAAGTACTGGCTCTTTTAAGCCGGATTCACATTAGCCCTACCGAATTTATTGGTTATGCAGATATTGTGCAAGAAAATGATCTTCCAACAGAAATACTGAAAGCAATCGAAGAAGAAGATGCTAGTGCAATAAATAAACTTATCCACGTACAATTAGATAAGTACCATGCTAAACGAAACGCACATGATCTTTATCTTGCTGTGATACTTTGCAATCAATATTTACTAATAAAGGGTGAAAACCTCTTACCATTTTGTGATCAAATGCACCTTTACACTTATTTATCCAAGATCACCTTGTGGAGCACCTATAATTTAGGCTTTTTTGGCAACTGTGTTTTCATGATCAAAACTGACAAAGTCTATGCTATTGCGATGAACGTTTTAAACAACCAAGATTTAATTCAAAAAAATTCTAGTTCCATCGGTTTAATTTCCATGATGGGTGTTCTATCAGATGCAACGATATCGCTAATTTTTCGCAAAGATATAATCCATGCACATAAATTAATTAATGCTTTTAAAAGCGTCGAACTACCACAATACCTAGAATTCTTTAAAGTGACTTTGACATTCTTAGAAAAGACACTGCAATATTTAAAAACTAAAGATGAAGATTCTATTCTAAGTTTTATCAATAATGCTCAAGCTATGGGAATGACCGAATCTGCAGATACATTTAAAGATATCTTTGAAAAAGTAAAAATATTAAATAAAAAAAGCAATTTGCTATAG
- a CDS encoding ATP-binding cassette domain-containing protein, whose protein sequence is MFYKYSNHFKFIAMIITGFIASCSTIVSAYMVQTLTNIATQKKWDQVGGFLTIVIIGFLLVFVASLIFNRLKTSAIQETNTYLRTNIFKGMLGTDKDENSNALGFLTNDFKLLETNRFDAQIEIIMQAYTLVLALGYALLVNWLVTILFLVGSFVPMLISNFFQKSIQNTSENWTKANGQYVNQTKNFLAGSETLSLYNGRENAAKKNQVKVFNLEAALRKMNLLNLDTGSWISLIGNLVTFLVPFLTGVYMVIHGMTTLGSLFAIVQLANSFVNPILTILNDRNELSTTKKIVEKANKYLALAKGEKADNNKVAFKDLVLTDVSLNRKGQQLIQNLDLTIKRKNKQAIIGPSGTGKSTLLQFLMKGKYGEAKEILLNGKIEKAGNFENIFAYASQAPVIFADTLWFNLTLGKDIPQEIVEQVCSKLELTNVIKEKGFDYSLGDNADQLSGGQLARIELARAILSRRPVLLLDEINASLDKKTSDKIHQYLLNSDLTFVEVTHHYEANELGNYDNVIDLKGYME, encoded by the coding sequence ATGTTTTACAAATACTCAAATCATTTTAAATTTATCGCAATGATCATAACAGGATTCATTGCAAGTTGTTCCACTATCGTATCAGCATATATGGTGCAAACCTTGACCAATATTGCAACACAAAAGAAGTGGGATCAAGTAGGTGGTTTCTTAACAATTGTAATTATTGGATTTCTGCTTGTTTTTGTAGCAAGTTTGATTTTTAATCGTTTAAAAACTTCAGCCATTCAAGAAACTAATACATACTTGAGAACAAATATCTTTAAAGGGATGCTTGGTACTGATAAGGATGAAAATTCCAATGCCCTTGGTTTCTTAACTAATGATTTTAAGTTGCTTGAAACTAATCGCTTTGATGCACAAATTGAAATTATTATGCAGGCTTACACATTGGTGTTGGCCCTCGGCTATGCATTACTAGTTAATTGGCTGGTTACTATATTGTTTTTAGTTGGTTCATTCGTGCCAATGCTCATTTCTAATTTCTTCCAAAAATCAATTCAGAATACCTCAGAAAATTGGACTAAAGCCAATGGTCAGTATGTAAATCAAACTAAGAATTTTTTAGCCGGTAGCGAAACTTTGAGTTTGTACAATGGGCGAGAAAATGCAGCGAAGAAAAACCAAGTAAAAGTATTCAATCTTGAGGCTGCATTAAGAAAAATGAATCTATTGAATTTAGATACTGGTTCTTGGATTAGTCTGATCGGTAATCTTGTTACATTCTTAGTTCCGTTTTTAACAGGTGTCTACATGGTAATCCATGGCATGACAACGTTAGGTTCGTTGTTTGCTATTGTGCAGTTGGCTAACTCTTTTGTAAATCCAATCTTAACTATCTTGAATGATCGTAATGAATTATCAACTACTAAAAAGATCGTTGAAAAGGCAAATAAGTATTTAGCTTTGGCAAAAGGTGAAAAAGCTGATAACAATAAAGTGGCCTTTAAGGATCTTGTTTTAACAGACGTTTCACTTAATAGAAAAGGTCAACAGTTAATCCAAAATCTTGATTTAACAATTAAAAGAAAAAATAAGCAGGCAATTATTGGTCCATCAGGGACAGGTAAATCAACGTTGCTGCAGTTCTTGATGAAAGGTAAATATGGTGAAGCAAAAGAAATTTTGTTAAACGGGAAAATTGAAAAAGCAGGTAACTTTGAAAATATTTTTGCTTATGCAAGTCAGGCACCAGTTATTTTCGCAGATACTTTATGGTTCAATCTGACTTTAGGCAAAGATATTCCCCAGGAAATAGTTGAGCAAGTTTGTTCTAAGCTTGAACTTACTAATGTAATTAAAGAAAAAGGGTTTGATTATTCCCTGGGTGATAATGCAGATCAATTATCAGGCGGTCAGCTTGCAAGAATTGAGTTGGCTAGAGCGATTTTATCAAGACGCCCTGTGCTTTTGCTTGATGAAATTAATGCCTCTCTTGATAAAAAGACATCAGATAAGATTCATCAATATTTGTTAAATTCTGATTTAACCTTTGTAGAAGTGACCCACCATTATGAAGCAAATGAGTTAGGAAACTATGATAACGTAATTGACTTGAAAGGATATATGGAGTGA
- a CDS encoding putative holin-like toxin has product MSVSDALQLMISFGSFVVLLIILVVELIKIHDQRKK; this is encoded by the coding sequence GTGTCTGTCTCAGATGCGTTGCAACTAATGATCAGTTTTGGCTCATTTGTCGTTTTACTGATCATATTGGTTGTCGAGCTGATCAAAATTCATGATCAGCGAAAAAAATAG
- a CDS encoding CHAP domain-containing protein: MNIPTQFTDDSHYQNPIIKHSRRLVGYFNYGTDSQRMNFGSLQHRNKNGFADCSSLVWLVMKQAGYNVGQTAFSTPEMENDAKNAHQYFRQIHAKNVKPGGIVIVNVGTGYGPNGHTAIIDGSYHGRKTQIIKIGGIDPMGAVHRSTIAQSFQSLLKEGRITYARPTK, translated from the coding sequence ATGAACATACCTACTCAATTCACTGATGACTCACATTATCAAAACCCAATTATCAAACATAGTCGCCGTTTGGTTGGATATTTCAATTATGGTACTGACTCTCAAAGAATGAACTTTGGCAGTTTACAACATCGAAACAAAAATGGTTTTGCTGATTGCTCAAGCCTGGTTTGGCTAGTGATGAAACAGGCTGGTTATAATGTTGGACAAACAGCCTTTTCTACTCCTGAAATGGAAAATGATGCCAAAAATGCTCATCAATACTTTAGACAAATTCATGCTAAAAATGTGAAACCAGGTGGTATTGTCATTGTTAATGTTGGAACTGGTTATGGTCCAAATGGCCACACAGCAATTATTGATGGTTCATATCACGGCAGAAAAACGCAAATTATCAAAATCGGTGGAATCGATCCAATGGGTGCGGTCCATCGTTCAACAATTGCGCAATCTTTTCAAAGCCTTCTTAAAGAGGGACGTATCACTTATGCTCGTCCTACTAAATAA
- a CDS encoding helix-turn-helix domain-containing protein: MNLNQKISQLRNDNNWSQEELAEKLNVSRQSVSKWESGQAKPDLDKIIALSNIFDVSTDYLLKDDNEEKSNKSTNKHHFSLSWIQFGRLNSAIWAIAGAIYVICGFTFDNWDSGMIIFPITLILTIIIRLFAH, translated from the coding sequence ATGAACTTAAATCAAAAAATTTCACAATTACGAAATGATAATAACTGGTCACAAGAAGAATTGGCTGAGAAATTAAATGTTAGTCGACAATCCGTTTCTAAATGGGAGAGCGGACAAGCTAAACCTGATCTAGACAAAATCATTGCTTTATCTAATATTTTTGATGTTTCAACTGATTATTTACTCAAAGATGACAATGAAGAAAAGAGTAATAAATCAACTAATAAGCATCACTTCAGCCTTTCATGGATTCAATTTGGGCGCCTTAATTCTGCTATTTGGGCAATTGCTGGAGCAATCTATGTTATCTGCGGATTTACCTTTGATAATTGGGATTCTGGTATGATTATATTTCCAATTACATTGATACTTACTATCATTATCAGATTATTTGCACACTAA
- a CDS encoding teichoic acid D-Ala incorporation-associated protein DltX yields MDKKTQIDSRGKRIGKFVLKTIVYFAILMALIYLYEYSGLTSVHFIYNEF; encoded by the coding sequence ATGGATAAAAAAACACAAATTGACTCTCGAGGCAAACGCATTGGAAAGTTTGTTTTAAAGACAATTGTTTATTTTGCAATCCTGATGGCCCTTATCTATTTGTATGAATATAGTGGACTTACTTCAGTTCATTTCATTTACAACGAATTTTAA
- the cbpB gene encoding cyclic-di-AMP-binding protein CbpB: MFSPSIQHLIEEKSGSFLIPASRIAFVQEDNPLYHAFLILTKVKYSKIPVLDKDKRVVGLLSLAMITDKMLTNDAISTAPLDTLKVKDVMQTDFDKINFVETTLETQLHLLINNAFLPVVDDRGVFQGLLTRREWIKAFNYVVHTYDKHYKSEKIK, encoded by the coding sequence ATGTTTTCACCATCGATCCAACATTTAATTGAAGAAAAATCGGGATCATTCTTAATTCCCGCTAGTCGTATTGCCTTTGTTCAAGAAGACAACCCACTCTATCACGCATTTTTAATTCTGACTAAAGTTAAATATTCCAAAATTCCAGTTTTAGATAAAGATAAAAGAGTAGTTGGTTTACTCAGCTTGGCCATGATTACGGACAAAATGCTAACCAATGACGCAATTTCTACCGCGCCACTTGATACTTTAAAAGTTAAAGACGTAATGCAAACGGATTTCGATAAAATAAATTTTGTTGAAACTACGCTTGAAACGCAGCTGCATTTACTGATTAACAATGCCTTCCTGCCCGTCGTAGATGATCGCGGCGTCTTTCAAGGTCTCCTCACCAGACGTGAATGGATCAAGGCCTTCAACTATGTCGTTCACACATATGATAAGCACTATAAATCTGAAAAAATTAAATAA
- a CDS encoding heavy metal translocating P-type ATPase codes for MKRQWKFMVVLIAGVISLFFEFGIHASTLFTTPLLKLQMNPQAIIIDILGIWISVLLLMEIFEDWKSGRYGVDILAVIAIVSTILINNYWAEWMILVMSTGGETLEDYATGQASKELRSLLNNTPRIANKLVNGQITEVKVNELHIGDIVLIKPGQQVPVDGEIIKGTSSFDQSSLTGESVPVTKKPGDSLMSGSVNGDAAVQMKVTKEAKDSEYQSIVALVKSSQAQPAKFVKMADRYAVPFTIISLIIGGVAWAVSGDATRFAEVMVVASPCPLLIAAPVALVSGMSSMSAHHIIVKSGPTLEKLARAKTFAFDKTGTLTENQLVVDQVVPAEKSVSKDELQGLAASVEQQSSHVIASSLVKATSKDLIKPVTDLKETTAQGVEGNVDGKHVKVGKLKFVAPDHEKIDVNSTAVFVSIDNQFAGYITLMDEMRPETPDTIAKLKRQGAQDIMMLTGDHKAVAEKVGNKAGITDIRADLLPSEKIKAIKEVPKNLRPVVMTGDGVNDAPSLTAADVGIAMGAKGATAASESADAVIMVNDLSKINDAVAISKHTMKVANVDVLTAIGVVIIIELIAFTGVIPAFWGAILQEVVDMITISLGLLAKTTPSKKQFGLEE; via the coding sequence ATGAAACGTCAATGGAAGTTTATGGTCGTTTTAATTGCCGGGGTAATAAGTCTGTTTTTTGAGTTTGGCATACATGCTTCTACATTGTTTACTACGCCACTCCTTAAATTGCAGATGAACCCACAAGCAATTATTATCGACATTCTTGGTATTTGGATTTCCGTTCTCTTGTTAATGGAAATATTTGAAGATTGGAAATCTGGACGCTACGGTGTTGATATCCTAGCAGTTATTGCGATTGTTTCTACTATTTTGATCAACAACTACTGGGCTGAATGGATGATTTTGGTAATGTCCACTGGTGGTGAAACACTAGAAGACTACGCTACTGGACAAGCCAGCAAGGAACTCCGTTCTCTTTTGAACAATACACCACGTATTGCCAACAAGCTGGTTAACGGTCAAATTACTGAAGTCAAGGTTAATGAATTGCACATTGGCGACATCGTTTTGATCAAGCCAGGTCAACAAGTTCCTGTTGACGGTGAAATCATCAAGGGTACTTCTAGTTTTGACCAATCTTCATTGACTGGTGAATCCGTTCCTGTAACTAAGAAACCAGGCGACAGCTTGATGTCAGGTTCCGTCAACGGTGACGCCGCAGTACAGATGAAGGTTACCAAAGAAGCTAAAGATTCTGAATATCAGTCAATCGTTGCTTTGGTTAAGTCATCACAAGCACAACCTGCTAAGTTCGTTAAGATGGCCGACCGTTACGCCGTTCCATTCACCATCATTTCATTGATTATTGGTGGCGTTGCATGGGCCGTTTCAGGGGATGCTACTAGATTCGCCGAAGTTATGGTTGTCGCTTCACCATGTCCACTTTTGATCGCAGCTCCCGTTGCTTTGGTCAGTGGTATGAGTTCAATGTCAGCTCACCATATTATTGTGAAGTCTGGTCCAACTCTTGAAAAATTAGCTCGTGCTAAGACTTTTGCTTTTGATAAGACTGGTACTTTAACTGAAAACCAATTGGTAGTTGACCAAGTTGTCCCTGCAGAAAAATCTGTAAGCAAGGATGAATTGCAAGGCTTAGCTGCTAGTGTTGAACAACAATCAAGTCACGTTATTGCTAGTTCACTTGTAAAGGCTACTAGCAAAGATTTGATTAAGCCAGTAACCGACTTAAAGGAAACTACTGCTCAAGGTGTTGAAGGTAACGTCGACGGCAAGCACGTTAAGGTTGGTAAATTAAAGTTCGTTGCACCTGATCATGAAAAGATCGATGTTAACTCCACTGCTGTCTTTGTCTCAATTGATAATCAATTTGCTGGTTACATTACTTTGATGGACGAAATGCGTCCAGAAACACCTGACACAATCGCTAAGTTGAAGCGTCAAGGTGCTCAAGATATCATGATGCTTACTGGTGACCACAAGGCAGTTGCTGAAAAGGTTGGTAACAAGGCCGGAATTACTGATATCCGTGCTGATCTTTTACCATCTGAAAAGATTAAGGCTATCAAGGAAGTACCTAAGAACTTGCGTCCTGTCGTTATGACTGGTGACGGTGTTAATGACGCACCAAGTTTGACCGCCGCTGATGTTGGTATCGCTATGGGTGCTAAAGGTGCTACTGCTGCCAGTGAAAGTGCTGATGCGGTTATCATGGTTAACGATTTGTCTAAGATCAATGATGCCGTTGCTATTTCTAAGCACACTATGAAGGTTGCTAATGTCGACGTTTTGACTGCGATTGGTGTCGTAATCATCATTGAATTAATTGCCTTCACTGGTGTTATCCCAGCATTCTGGGGTGCTATTTTGCAGGAAGTTGTCGACATGATCACTATCAGTTTGGGACTTCTTGCTAAGACTACTCCAAGCAAAAAGCAATTCGGACTTGAAGAGTAA
- a CDS encoding DUF4097 family beta strand repeat-containing protein: MYNSNDIKTVNKNFSVESFDQIKVDNSIDNIRLVTGDRYSVSYTGQEKLEPSVKVKNGILTIDSPERSITINGSIFNAKKLKQELIIEMPKQELKYLSIDTSNGNISADHLEVQKGKIDTLNGSINIKNLVMKNEFEIDTSNGTVKVGKTNAAGYDLSTSNGHITIEGKNKSDEFEKNTSAENVISIDTSNGNIYVN; encoded by the coding sequence TTGTACAATTCAAATGATATAAAGACAGTTAATAAAAACTTTTCGGTAGAATCCTTTGATCAAATAAAAGTTGATAACTCGATCGACAACATTAGATTAGTGACTGGTGATCGCTATAGTGTAAGTTACACAGGACAAGAAAAATTAGAGCCATCTGTAAAGGTGAAAAATGGTATTTTGACTATTGATTCGCCAGAAAGGTCTATAACGATTAATGGCAGCATTTTTAATGCGAAAAAGTTAAAACAAGAATTGATTATTGAAATGCCCAAACAAGAATTAAAGTATCTTTCAATTGATACATCGAATGGCAATATCTCGGCCGATCATCTGGAAGTTCAAAAGGGAAAGATTGATACATTGAACGGAAGTATTAATATTAAAAATCTAGTGATGAAAAATGAGTTCGAAATCGACACTTCTAACGGCACGGTAAAAGTAGGAAAGACTAATGCAGCAGGGTATGATTTGTCTACTTCAAATGGTCATATTACTATTGAAGGGAAAAATAAATCTGATGAGTTTGAGAAGAATACTAGTGCTGAAAATGTGATAAGTATCGATACTTCAAACGGTAATATTTACGTTAATTGA
- a CDS encoding CPBP family intramembrane glutamic endopeptidase: MKKIGHYLGNIAGAVLAFALYMLLEIAYFAPKRINLGSGDLRVFATSLMTVVILFVIFYLYRQQLKEENQWGFNESPHWDARRLGIAVIGFILIMIGSVVMLNLVGGGVSENQQSLNRLEQGNAGLFKILVVFIAPFCEETIFRGMFFNIFFTKPTTLNKWLGIITSGFLFGYMHDPMLSKYILVYWVLGIVLAWVYTTTKDLRYSMLVHMCYNAMGFI, encoded by the coding sequence ATGAAGAAAATAGGACATTACCTGGGAAATATTGCGGGGGCAGTATTGGCCTTTGCGCTATATATGTTGCTTGAAATAGCTTATTTTGCGCCTAAAAGAATAAATTTGGGTAGCGGCGATTTACGAGTGTTTGCTACATCTTTGATGACTGTGGTGATCTTATTTGTGATCTTTTATTTATATCGTCAGCAGTTAAAGGAAGAAAATCAGTGGGGCTTTAATGAAAGTCCGCACTGGGATGCACGTAGGTTAGGGATTGCGGTAATCGGCTTTATCTTAATTATGATTGGATCTGTCGTGATGCTTAATTTAGTTGGCGGTGGTGTATCTGAAAACCAACAAAGCTTGAATAGATTGGAACAAGGCAATGCAGGACTATTTAAAATTTTGGTAGTCTTTATTGCACCGTTTTGTGAGGAAACGATTTTTAGAGGGATGTTCTTCAACATCTTCTTTACTAAACCAACAACGTTGAATAAATGGTTGGGCATCATCACAAGTGGTTTTTTATTCGGCTATATGCACGATCCGATGTTGAGCAAGTACATCTTGGTTTACTGGGTGTTAGGTATCGTCTTAGCCTGGGTATATACAACAACGAAGGACTTGCGTTACTCGATGCTAGTGCACATGTGTTATAACGCGATGGGATTTATTTAA